One window of the Macaca thibetana thibetana isolate TM-01 chromosome 1, ASM2454274v1, whole genome shotgun sequence genome contains the following:
- the PLCH2 gene encoding 1-phosphatidylinositol 4,5-bisphosphate phosphodiesterase eta-2 — protein MMAPPTAAPFPGPAFPPEDPGPDLESRWLFLSTNILPVVERCMGAMQEGMQMVKLRGGSKGLVRFYYLDEHRSCIRWRPSRKNEKAKISIDSIQEVSEGRQSEVFQRYPDGSFDPNCCFSIYHGSHRESLDLVSTSSEVARTWVTGLRYLMAGISDEDSLARRQRTRDQYPWWLKQTFDEADKNGDGSLSIGEVLQLLHKLNVNLPRQRVKQMFREADTDDHQGTLGFEEFCAFYKMMSTRRDLYLLMLTYSNHKDHLDAASLQRFLQVEQKMTGVTLESCQDIIEQFEPCPENKSKGLLGIDGFTNYTRSPAGDIFNPDHHHVHQDMTQPLSHYFITSSHNTYLVGDQLMSQSRVDMYAWVLQAGCRCVEVDCWDGPDGEPIVHHGYTLTSKILFKDVIETINKYAFIKNEYPVILSIENHCSVIQQKKMAQYLTDILGDKLDLSSVSSEDATMLPSPQMLKGKILVKGKKLPANISEDAEEGEVSDEDSADEIDDDCKLLNGDASTNRKRVENIAKRKLDSLIKESKIRDCEDPNDFSVSTLSPSGKLGRKSKAEEDVESGEDAGASRRNGRLVVGNFSRRKKKGSKLKKAASMEEGDEGQDSPGGQSRGTTRQKKTMKLSRALSDLVKYTKSVATHDIEMEAVSSWQVSSFSETKAHQILQQKPAQYLRFNQHQLSRIYPSSYRVDSSNYNPQPFWNAGCQMVALNYQSEGRMLQLNRAKFSANGGCGYVLKPECMCQGVFNPNSEDPLPGQLKKQLVLRIISGQQLPKPRDSMLGDRGEIIDPFVEVEIIGLPVDCSREQTRVVDDNGFNPTWEETLVFTVHMPEIALVRFLVWDHDPIGRDFIGQRTLAFSSMMPGYRHVYLEGIEEASIFVHVAVSDISGKVKQALGLKGLFLRGPKPGSLDSHAAGRPLARPSVSQRLLRRTASAPTKSQKPGRKGFPELVLGTQDTGSQGVADDMVPPSPRPALEAPAQEGPGSGSPRDTRPLSTQRPLPPPCSLETIAEEPAPGPGPTPPAAVPTSSSQERPPYPTGPGADVTSPPEDTEEHRDSRPRPCNGKRPSGAYEGAPSSQSDGRSQPRTPGHLPVIRRVKSEGQVPTEPLGGWRPLAGPFPAPAVYFDATASDRLWQRLEPCGHRDSVSSSSSMSSSDTVIDLSLPSLGLGRSRESLLGAHVGRLPPRPHSASAARPDLPPVTKSKSNPNLRAAGQRPPTPDELRPRPLAPRMPGLPLRPPWGCLSLVGLQDCPVAAKSKSLGDLTADDFAPSFEGGSRSLSHSLGLPGGTRRVSGPGVRRDALTEQLRWLTVFQQAGDITSPTSLGPAGEGVAGGPGFLRRSSSRSQSRVRAIASRARQAQERQQRLQDLGRQGPPEEERGTPEGACSVGHEGGVDAPAPSKGAPGSASVAAENLVLLRL, from the exons TGGAGCGGTGCATGGGTGCCATGCAGGAGGGGATGCAGATGGTGAAGCTGCGTGGCGGCTCCAAGGGCCTGGTCCGCTTCTACTACCTGGATGAGCACCGCTCCTGCATCCGCTGGAGGCCCTCACGCAAGAATGAGAAGGCCAAGA TCTCCATCGACTCCATCCAGGAGGTGAGTGAGGGGCGGCAGTCGGAGGTCTTCCAGCGCTACCCCGACGGCAGCTTTGACCCCAACTGCTGCTTCAGTATCTACCACGGCAGCCACCGTGAGTCGCTGGACCTGGTCTCCACCAGCAGCGAGGTGGCGCGCACCTGGGTCACTGGCCTGCGCTACCTCATGGCCGGCATCAGCGACGAGGACAGCCTGGCTCGCCGCCAGCGCACCAGGGACCAATATCCTTGG TGGCTGAAGCAGACGTTTGATGAGGCCGACAAGAACGGGGATGGCAGCCTGAGCATCGGCGAGGTCCTGCAGCTGCTGCACAAGCTCAACGTGAACCTGCCCCGGCAGAGGGTGAAGCAGATGTTCAGG GAAGCAGATACTGACGACCACCAAGGGACGCTGGGTTTTGAAGAGTTCTGTGCCTTCTACAAGATGATGTCCACCCGCCGGGACCTCTACCTGCTCATGCTGACCTACAGCAACCACAAGGACCACCTGGATGCCGCCAGCCTTCAGCGCTTCCTGCAGGTGGAACAGAAG ATGACGGGTGTGACCCTCGAGAGCTGCCAGGACATCATCGAGCAGTTTGAGCCATGCCCAGAAAACAAGAGTAAGGGGCTGCTGGGCATTGATG GCTTCACCAACTACACGAGGAGCCCTGCTGGTGACATCTTCAATCCTGACCACCACCACGTGCACCAGGACATGACGCAGCCACTGAGCCACTATTTCATCACCTCGTCCCACAACACCTACCTCGTGGGTGACCAGCTCATGTCCCAGTCGCGGGTGGACATGTACGCCTGGGTCCTGCAGGCTGGCTGCCGCTGCGTGGAGG TGGACTGCTGGGATGGGCCCGATGGGGAGCCCATCGTGCACCATGGCTACACTCTGACCTCCAAGATCCTCTTCAAGGATGTCATCGAAACCATCAACAAATACGCCTTCATCAAGAATGA GTACCCAGTGATCCTGTCCATCGAGAACCACTGCAGTGTCatccagcagaagaaaatggCCCAGTATCTGACTGACATCCTTGGGGACAAGCTGGACCTGTCATCAGTGAGCAGTGAGGATGCCACCATGCTCCCCTCTCCACAGATGCTCAAGGGCAAGATCCTTGTGAAG GGGAAGAAGCTCCCAGCCAACATCAGCGAGGATGCGGAGGAAGGCGAGGTGTCTGATGAGGACAGTGCTGATGAGATTGACGATGACTGCAAGCTCCTCAATGGGGAT GCATCCACCAATCGAAAGCGTGTAGAAAACATTGCTAAGAGGAAACTGGATTCCCTCATCAAGGAGTCGAAGATTCGGGACTGTGAGGACCCCAATGACTTCTCCGTCTCCACACTGTCCCCATCTGGAAAGCTCGGACGCAAG AGCAAGGCTGAAGAGGACGTGGAGTCTGGGGAGGATGCCGGGGCCAGCAGACGCAACGGGCGCCTCGTCGTGGGAAACTTCTCCAGGCGCAAG AAGAAGGGCAGCAAGCTGAAGAAGGCGGCCAGCATGGAGGAGGGAGATGAGGGCCAGGACTCCCCGGGAGGTCAGAGCCGAGG GACGACCCGGCAGAAGAAGACCATGAAGCTGTCCCGGGCCCTCTCTGACCTGGTGAAGTACACCAAGTCCGTGGCCACCCACGACATAGAGATGGAGG CGGTGTCCAGCTGGCAGGTGTCGTCCTTCAGCGAGACCAAGGCCCACCAGATTTTGCAGCAGAAGCCGGCGCAGTACCTGCGCTTCAACCAGCACCAGCTCTCCCGCATCTACCCCTCCTCCTACCGCGTGGACTCCAGCAACTACAACCCTCAGCCCTTCTGGAATGCCGGCTGCCAAATGG TTGCCCTGAACTACCAGTCAGAGGGGCGGATGCTGCAGCTCAACCGAGCCAAGTTCAGCGCCAACGGTGGCTGCGGCTACGTACTCAAGCCCGAGTGCATGTGCCAGG GTGTGTTCAACCCCAACTCGGAGGACCCCCTGCCCGGGCAGCTCAAGAAGCAGCTGGTGCTCCGGATCATCAGTGGCCAGCAGCTCCCCAAGCCGCGCGACTCCATGCTGGGGGACCGCGGGGAG ATCATCGACCCCTTTGTGGAGGTGGAGATCATCGGGCTCCCTGTGGACTGCAGCAGGGAGCAGACCCGCGTGGTGGATGACAACG GGTTCAACCCCACCTGGGAGGAGACCCTGGTGTTCACAGTGCACATGCCGGAGATCGCGCTGGTCCGCTTCCTCGTCTGGGACCACGACCCAATCGGGCGTGACTTCATTGGCCAGAGGACGCTGGCCTTCAGCAGCATGATGCCAG GCTACAGGCACGTGTACCTGGAGGGGATAGAAGAGGCCTCCATCTTCGTGCACGTGGCTGTCAGCGACATCAGCGGTAAG GTCAAGCAGGCTCTGGGCCTAAAAGGCCTCTTCCTCCGAGGCCCAAAGCCCGGCTCACTGGACAGTCATGCTGCTGGGCGGCCCCTGGCCCGGCCCTCCGTTAGCCAGAGGCTCCTGCGGCGCACAGCCAGCGCCCCAACCAAGAGCCAGAAGCCGGGCCGCAAGGGCTTCCCGGAGCTGGTCCTGGGCACTCAGGACACAGGCTCCCAGGGGGTGGCGGATGACATGGTGCCCCCCAGCCCCAGACCTGCTCTGGAAGCCCCAGCCCAGGAGGGGCCCGGCAGCGGCAGCCCCCGAG ACACCCGCCCCCTCTCCACGCAGCGGCCGCTCCCTCCACCGTGCAGCCTGGAAACCATTGCCGAGGAGCCCGCCCCAGGCCCTGGCCCCACGCCACCAGCGGCCGTCCCCACCAGCTCTTCTCAGGAACGGCCCCCATACCCAACAGGACCGGGAGCCGATGTGACAAGCCCCCCAGAGGACACTGAGGAACACCGAGACAGCAGGCCTCGGCCGTGCAATGGCAAGCGTCCCAGCGGGGCATACGAGGGGGCCCCCAGCAGCCAGTCGGACGGCAGGAGCCAGCCCCGGACCCCGGGCCACCTGCCCGTGATTAGAAGGGTGAAGAGTGAGGGTCAGGTGCCCACAGAGCCCCTGGGAGGATGGCGGCCCCTGGCTGGTCCCTTTCCAGCCCCTGCCGTGTACTTCGATGCCACGGCCAGTGACCGGCTGTGGCAGCGGCTGGAGCCATGTGGCCACCGAGACAgcgtttcctcctcctccagcatgTCGTCTAGCGACACTGTCATTGACCTCTCCCtgcccagcctgggcctgggccgcAGTCGTGAAAGCCTCCTCGGAGCCCATGTGGGACGCCTGCCCCCCAGGCCCCACTCAGCTTCAGCTGCCCGCCCAGACCTGCCACCTGTGACCAAAAGCAAATCCAACCCCAACCTGCGGGCTGCGGGCCAGCGGCCTCCCACGCCTGACGAACTGCGGCCCAGGCCCCTGGCCCCACGGATGCCTGGCCTCCCGCTCCGGCCGCCCTGGGGCTGCCTCTCCCTGGTGGGCCTGCAGGACTGCCCCGTGGCTGCCAAGTCCAAGAGCCTGGGGGACCTCACTGCTGATGACTTTGCCCCTAGCTTTGAGGGCGGCTCCCGCAGCCTGAGCCACAGCCTGGGCCTCCCGGGAGGGACACGGCGGGTGTCGGGGCCAGGGGTGAGACGGGACGCCCTGACGGAGCAGCTGCGCTGGCTCACGGTCTTCCAGCAGGCAGGAGACATCACGTCACCCACCAGCCTGGGCCcggctggggagggggtggcgGGGGGCCCCGGTTTTCTGCGGCGCTCCTCCTCCCGCAGCCAGAGCCGTGTGCGTGCCATTGCCAGTCGGGCCCGCCAGGCCCAGGAGCGGCAGCAGAGACTACAGGACCTGGGCCGGCAGGGACCCCCAGAGGAGGAGCGGGGCACCCCCGAGGGCGCCTGCTCCGTGGGCCACGAGGGCGGTGTGGATGCGCCAGCACCCTCCAAGGGAGCCCCTGGGTCAGCATCTGTGGCCGCAGAAAACCTGGTCCTGCTCCGCCTCTGA